A section of the Virgibacillus sp. NKC19-3 genome encodes:
- a CDS encoding MurR/RpiR family transcriptional regulator gives MFTHEMIASFNELETSLYNYISQHSEKVAYMRIRELAEATHVSTATILRFCRKINCEGFSEFKVKLKMHLEENKKTVLKESQHSVMEFFERTLKGDIEEKIKQAASLVNESDSVIFIGIGSSGILAEYGARYFSSLGKFSMYIKDPLFPIHSKLRYNSATIALSVSGETDFAVTHLNQIKQEGSKIISITNNKHSTVAKISDINIPYYVTEEWFESANITTQVPVLYILESLAREIYKLA, from the coding sequence ATGTTTACCCATGAGATGATCGCTTCATTCAATGAGTTAGAGACATCTTTATACAATTATATCAGTCAACATAGTGAAAAAGTCGCTTATATGCGAATTCGCGAACTCGCAGAAGCAACCCATGTATCGACAGCTACCATTTTACGCTTTTGTAGAAAAATAAATTGTGAAGGTTTTTCTGAGTTTAAAGTAAAATTAAAAATGCATTTGGAAGAAAATAAGAAAACGGTTTTAAAGGAATCGCAACATTCCGTGATGGAATTCTTTGAGCGGACGTTAAAAGGAGATATCGAAGAAAAAATTAAACAGGCGGCAAGTCTCGTTAACGAATCAGATAGTGTCATTTTTATTGGCATAGGAAGCTCCGGCATCCTTGCTGAATACGGGGCAAGATATTTCTCAAGCCTGGGTAAATTTTCGATGTATATTAAAGATCCACTCTTTCCGATTCATTCCAAGTTACGTTATAACAGTGCAACCATTGCTTTATCCGTATCGGGAGAAACGGATTTTGCAGTTACGCACCTTAATCAAATCAAACAAGAAGGTAGTAAAATTATTAGTATTACCAACAACAAACATTCAACCGTTGCAAAAATCTCTGATATAAACATCCCATATTATGTAACGGAAGAGTGGTTTGAAAGCGCAAATATCACGACACAAGTACCTGTTCTTTATATTTTGGAATCATTGGCCCGTGAAATATATAAACTTGCGTGA
- a CDS encoding 6-phospho-beta-glucosidase — translation MTKGIKIATIGGGSSYTPELIEGFINRYDEFPLSELWLVDIEAGREKLEIVGEFAKRMIEKAGLPIDVHLTFDRKEALKDADFVTTQFRVGGLDARAKDERIPVKYGVLGQETNGPGGLFKGLRTIPIILDITKDMEELCPNAWLINFTNPAGMVTEAVLRYSNIDRVVGLCNVPIGMEMGVAKLLDVDHSRIRIDFAGLNHMVYGLDVYLDGISVKDEVIQKISDPENSSFVKNIKGMGWEPAFIQSLNALTCPYHMYYYKSKDMLDKTIESSKTEGTRAEVVQQLENDLFELYKDPDLDIKPPQLEERGGAYYSDAAVRLITSIYNDKRDIQPVNTMNRGAIASIPDESAVEISCVITKDGPIPLAMGDLPVAARGLVQQIKSFERISAESAVTGDYTKAVLALTINPLTPSDATAKQIVDEMMEAHKEHLPQFHQEKVSMI, via the coding sequence ATGACAAAAGGTATTAAGATTGCAACAATCGGTGGAGGATCAAGTTATACGCCAGAATTAATCGAAGGGTTTATTAATCGATACGATGAATTTCCATTGAGTGAACTTTGGTTGGTGGATATCGAAGCGGGAAGAGAAAAGCTGGAGATCGTTGGAGAATTTGCGAAACGGATGATTGAAAAAGCAGGTCTTCCTATCGATGTTCATTTAACATTTGATCGGAAAGAAGCTTTAAAAGATGCTGATTTTGTTACAACGCAATTCCGTGTAGGCGGTTTAGATGCCCGTGCAAAAGACGAACGCATTCCAGTGAAATATGGCGTACTAGGACAAGAAACCAATGGACCTGGTGGGTTATTTAAAGGATTACGTACCATTCCTATCATTTTAGATATTACGAAAGATATGGAAGAACTTTGTCCGAACGCATGGTTAATCAATTTCACCAATCCTGCTGGTATGGTAACAGAAGCTGTACTACGCTACTCCAATATTGATAGAGTTGTAGGGTTATGTAATGTTCCCATTGGTATGGAAATGGGCGTTGCCAAATTATTAGATGTAGACCATTCCCGAATCCGCATTGATTTTGCAGGGCTAAATCATATGGTATACGGGCTGGATGTATATCTTGATGGCATCAGTGTAAAAGATGAAGTCATTCAAAAAATATCCGATCCGGAAAACTCAAGTTTCGTTAAAAATATAAAAGGTATGGGGTGGGAACCAGCATTTATTCAATCCTTAAATGCGCTGACTTGTCCATACCATATGTATTACTACAAGTCGAAAGATATGTTGGATAAGACGATCGAAAGTTCCAAGACTGAAGGTACTCGTGCTGAGGTTGTGCAGCAGTTAGAAAATGATTTATTTGAGCTTTATAAGGATCCGGACCTTGATATAAAACCACCCCAATTAGAAGAACGAGGCGGTGCCTATTATTCGGATGCAGCAGTTCGTTTGATCACATCGATCTACAACGATAAACGTGACATTCAACCAGTAAACACGATGAACCGTGGTGCCATTGCTAGCATACCGGACGAATCAGCCGTTGAAATCAGTTGTGTTATTACAAAAGATGGCCCTATACCATTGGCGATGGGAGATCTACCAGTTGCTGCGCGTGGGCTTGTCCAGCAAATTAAGTCATTCGAACGAATTTCAGCAGAATCAGCCGTAACTGGAGATTATACGAAAGCAGTTCTTGCTTTAACGATTAATCCCCTAACACCAAGTGATGCGACCGCGAAACAAATTGTCGATGAAATGATGGAAGCGCATAAAGAACATCTTCCTCAATTTCACCAAGAAAAAGTTAGCATGATATAA
- a CDS encoding CAP domain-containing protein has translation MKRFILLLMIVFAGFISKPLWEEPVQQIIPSVADSVHSTVDWIKDNPDINAAFDTLNQQLHSLFATIDNLPSESNDTNTESPELTDPTDQQFSIHNIEIGDSKAEVEQETGEPQRTSENEYGVNWETYHENYQNFVMVAYDEDNIARGLYTNQDLIASSTGIELGSPKESVAEHLGTPESTLRKGLINYQINDNGEYDVFQIDNNYVTVFYDNHENDTVTAMQIIDESLEQNKSALYTEPDQKLQEGFEYQLFDLTNATRAKHDLPILTWDDQVRETAYDHSSDMAENQYFDHVNVEGQSPFDRMEEDDIRFTTAGENLAYGQFSSIYAHEGLMNSLGHRENILQENYRNLGVGVAFNDESQPYYTENFYSDFF, from the coding sequence GTGAAACGGTTTATTTTATTATTAATGATTGTGTTTGCCGGATTTATATCAAAACCGCTATGGGAAGAACCAGTTCAACAGATCATTCCTTCTGTAGCGGATTCCGTCCATTCTACAGTCGATTGGATAAAGGACAATCCGGATATCAATGCTGCATTTGATACGTTAAATCAGCAATTGCATTCTCTATTTGCTACGATTGATAATCTGCCTTCAGAATCAAACGATACGAACACGGAATCACCGGAATTAACGGATCCTACCGATCAACAATTTTCGATTCATAATATTGAAATAGGCGACTCCAAAGCCGAAGTAGAACAAGAAACCGGAGAGCCACAGCGGACTTCGGAAAATGAATATGGTGTGAATTGGGAAACCTATCATGAAAACTACCAAAATTTTGTCATGGTTGCCTATGATGAAGATAATATTGCGCGTGGGCTTTATACCAATCAAGATCTAATTGCCTCTTCAACAGGAATAGAATTAGGAAGCCCTAAGGAATCTGTTGCTGAGCACCTCGGCACTCCAGAATCAACGCTGAGAAAAGGGTTAATCAACTATCAAATTAATGACAATGGTGAATATGATGTATTCCAAATTGACAACAACTATGTCACGGTTTTTTACGACAACCATGAAAATGATACGGTTACAGCTATGCAAATTATCGATGAAAGTCTGGAGCAAAACAAAAGTGCACTTTATACCGAACCCGATCAGAAGCTACAAGAAGGCTTTGAATATCAATTATTTGATTTAACAAATGCCACAAGAGCAAAGCACGATCTACCTATTTTAACATGGGATGATCAGGTAAGAGAAACGGCATACGATCATAGCTCGGACATGGCGGAAAATCAATATTTCGACCATGTAAACGTAGAAGGCCAATCCCCATTTGATCGCATGGAAGAAGACGATATTCGTTTTACGACAGCCGGTGAAAACCTTGCATACGGTCAATTCAGCAGCATCTACGCTCACGAGGGCCTCATGAATTCCTTAGGGCACAGGGAAAATATCCTTCAGGAAAATTATAGGAACTTAGGAGTCGGAGTGGCATTTAATGACGAGTCACAGCCTTATTATACCGAGAATTTTTATAGTGATTTCTTTTAA
- a CDS encoding Rpn family recombination-promoting nuclease/putative transposase — protein sequence MALDQLYDEKRARETTIFNVKEKPSDYNNKNQKRKTKSLKRIPLDKLMDLKVDYAFKQLFGNEKNKDITVVFLNAILQKTGRDRVRDISFTNTELAREYADDKESRLDLMVFTDSDEWINVEMQFGNKYYMIKRSVFYWSKAYQAPLGKGMSYKELRPVIAINILNFDLFKQTERFHTSYHLYEDDKQFKMTDIMEYHFIEMGKLVQAWKEDKLDPWNSVLARWLLLLGIVDHRNSRIYADIYAELEGIAMNDETLNTAFQNWEELSMTLEQKLAYESRLKRILDEESFQRDMDLLAQKLQRQQEAVERSKEQLEKGNDELEKGKDELEKNKEELEKSKDELEKSKDELEKSKDELEKDKDELEKNKEELEKDKEGLERDQKKVELGKEEVELEKEEIRQRKESIDQNENYLEQQITEMVRRLLASDLDINFISEITGLTKERVIELKREMGE from the coding sequence ATGGCACTAGATCAACTATATGATGAAAAGCGTGCTCGTGAGACGACAATTTTCAACGTGAAAGAGAAGCCTAGCGATTACAACAATAAGAATCAGAAAAGAAAAACAAAATCATTGAAACGAATTCCGCTAGATAAACTGATGGATTTAAAAGTGGATTATGCGTTTAAACAACTTTTTGGAAATGAAAAGAATAAAGACATCACAGTCGTGTTTTTAAATGCTATTTTGCAAAAAACAGGCAGAGATCGGGTCAGAGATATTTCTTTTACGAATACAGAATTAGCCCGTGAATATGCTGATGATAAGGAGTCAAGATTGGATTTAATGGTATTTACTGACTCTGATGAATGGATTAATGTTGAAATGCAATTTGGGAATAAATACTATATGATTAAGCGTTCTGTTTTCTACTGGTCCAAGGCTTATCAGGCCCCACTGGGAAAAGGTATGTCGTATAAAGAATTACGCCCTGTCATTGCGATTAACATTCTTAATTTTGATCTTTTCAAACAAACGGAGCGCTTCCATACCTCTTATCATCTGTACGAAGATGATAAGCAATTCAAAATGACAGACATAATGGAGTACCACTTCATTGAGATGGGTAAGTTAGTACAAGCCTGGAAAGAAGACAAGTTGGACCCGTGGAATAGTGTGTTAGCTAGATGGCTCCTGTTGCTTGGTATTGTGGATCATAGAAACAGTAGAATATATGCTGATATTTATGCGGAATTGGAGGGAATTGCAATGAACGATGAAACGTTGAATACAGCATTTCAAAATTGGGAGGAGTTAAGCATGACGCTGGAGCAAAAGTTAGCTTATGAGTCCCGGTTGAAGCGTATTCTGGATGAGGAATCTTTCCAACGTGACATGGACTTACTTGCTCAAAAGCTACAACGACAGCAAGAAGCAGTAGAACGAAGCAAGGAACAATTAGAAAAAGGCAATGATGAACTAGAAAAAGGCAAGGATGAATTAGAAAAGAACAAAGAAGAATTAGAAAAAAGTAAGGATGAACTAGAAAAGAGCAAGGACGAATTAGAAAAAAGCAAGGATGAACTAGAAAAGGACAAGGATGAACTAGAAAAGAACAAAGAAGAATTAGAAAAAGACAAGGAAGGGTTAGAACGAGATCAGAAGAAAGTAGAATTAGGTAAGGAAGAAGTAGAACTAGAGAAAGAAGAAATAAGGCAAAGGAAAGAAAGTATAGACCAAAATGAAAATTACTTGGAACAACAAATAACAGAAATGGTTCGCCGGCTTTTGGCAAGTGACTTAGATATCAATTTCATTAGTGAAATTACTGGCTTGACTAAAGAAAGAGTCATAGAGCTTAAGCGTGAGATGGGAGAATAA
- a CDS encoding DapH/DapD/GlmU-related protein, producing MELEKLLSKMATEGIIHGGSEVNKAMSAISDETRRLCAQLNNGVYTNKQIREQVSTIIGQELDDSFSLFVPFTSDFGKNIKIGKNVFINSGCRFQDQGQIIIGDGSLIGHNVVLATINHDYNPLNRGTMYLKPIVLKESVWIGSSSTILPGVTVGENSIVAAGSVVTKDVAPNTIVGGNPARFIAYVEDKIE from the coding sequence ATGGAATTAGAAAAACTTTTATCCAAAATGGCAACGGAAGGGATAATTCATGGTGGTTCAGAAGTTAATAAGGCAATGAGTGCCATATCTGATGAAACGAGACGCTTATGTGCCCAATTGAATAATGGTGTTTATACAAATAAACAGATTCGGGAACAAGTATCGACAATCATCGGCCAAGAATTAGATGACAGCTTTTCTTTGTTTGTCCCTTTTACATCAGATTTTGGGAAAAACATTAAAATAGGGAAAAATGTGTTTATTAACTCTGGATGTCGTTTCCAAGATCAAGGGCAAATCATCATCGGAGACGGAAGTTTAATCGGTCATAATGTTGTTCTTGCAACCATAAATCATGATTACAATCCATTAAATAGGGGTACTATGTACTTGAAACCAATTGTATTGAAAGAGAGCGTGTGGATCGGTTCCAGTTCAACCATTCTTCCAGGTGTTACAGTTGGAGAAAACTCAATTGTTGCAGCTGGATCCGTAGTCACCAAAGATGTCGCACCTAACACCATTGTCGGTGGAAATCCTGCACGATTTATCGCATATGTAGAGGATAAAATAGAATAG
- the larC gene encoding nickel insertion protein, which yields MVSYPPPDNEHVDEQMIKMEVNLDDISGEWLGYVMEVMLEAGANDVFYTPIYMKKNRPGILLQLLCPQKDMEKMKEILFRETTTFGIRYYPLTVHRMERKFVTVQTEWGASVTVKQGIYHGEVFQCSPEFEDCKAIAEEFGVPLKQVYEGVWRGME from the coding sequence ATGGTTTCCTATCCACCTCCTGATAATGAGCATGTTGATGAGCAAATGATAAAAATGGAAGTGAATCTTGATGACATTTCCGGCGAATGGCTTGGTTATGTAATGGAGGTCATGCTAGAAGCCGGGGCAAATGATGTATTTTATACACCCATCTATATGAAAAAAAATAGACCAGGAATCTTACTTCAATTGCTTTGTCCTCAAAAAGATATGGAGAAGATGAAAGAGATCTTGTTTAGGGAAACAACCACATTCGGCATTCGTTATTATCCATTGACCGTGCACCGTATGGAACGGAAATTTGTTACCGTACAAACGGAGTGGGGAGCCTCTGTTACGGTTAAACAAGGCATTTACCATGGAGAGGTTTTTCAGTGTTCTCCGGAGTTTGAGGATTGTAAGGCGATCGCGGAGGAGTTTGGCGTGCCGTTGAAGCAGGTTTATGAGGGAGTTTGGCGAGGGATGGAATGA
- a CDS encoding SDR family oxidoreductase, whose protein sequence is MNKLFDLTGKTAVAVGGNSVLGSSIAKGLAAHGAKVAIIGRNMEKAEEVTKEIEADGGVAKSFQADVSDLESVENAAKDINAWSGGWDIVLNAPGKNSSTPFMELDTDEWDDIMDVNLKGLVFTTQIFAKKMIEQERKGSIINISSVSSGPPLSKVFTYSASKAGVNNVTQFLANEFAPYGIRVNAIIPGFFPAEQNRKILSEERIASIMEHTPLHRFGEPEELQGAAVYLASEKASGFVTGSLLSVDGGFGSMTI, encoded by the coding sequence ATGAATAAGTTATTTGATTTAACAGGAAAGACCGCTGTAGCAGTTGGCGGAAACAGTGTATTAGGCAGCTCCATCGCAAAGGGATTAGCAGCACATGGAGCCAAAGTAGCAATTATTGGCCGTAATATGGAGAAAGCGGAAGAAGTAACAAAGGAAATTGAAGCTGATGGTGGTGTCGCAAAATCCTTCCAAGCGGACGTAAGCGATCTTGAATCAGTGGAAAATGCCGCAAAAGATATCAATGCATGGTCCGGTGGCTGGGATATTGTACTAAACGCGCCTGGCAAAAATAGTTCTACGCCATTCATGGAATTGGATACAGATGAATGGGATGATATAATGGATGTAAACTTAAAAGGGCTTGTATTTACAACCCAAATTTTTGCAAAAAAAATGATAGAACAAGAACGAAAAGGGAGCATTATTAATATTTCCTCTGTATCATCGGGCCCCCCGTTATCAAAAGTATTTACGTATTCAGCTTCAAAAGCAGGCGTCAATAATGTCACGCAATTTCTGGCAAATGAATTTGCTCCATATGGAATTCGTGTAAATGCCATTATTCCAGGATTTTTCCCTGCAGAGCAGAACCGTAAAATTCTAAGTGAAGAAAGGATTGCATCCATTATGGAACATACACCACTTCATCGTTTTGGTGAACCGGAAGAACTACAAGGCGCAGCTGTATATCTTGCTTCTGAGAAAGCATCAGGCTTTGTAACCGGATCCCTTCTAAGTGTTGATGGTGGATTTGGAAGTATGACAATATAG
- the larB gene encoding nickel pincer cofactor biosynthesis protein LarB, which yields MEDILKQVQDGTLSVEKAKEKLAGYEDLGFAKVDHQRKKRKGFPEVIYGEGKSPEQIISIIEAIKAKEDDVLATRISREKAEAILKLHPELIYYDVAEMLSWKQTAFVNESDHYIAVVCAGTSDLKIAEEAAVTAELLGRNVKRFYDVGVAGIHRLLDHAEEIQNATVSVVVAGMEGALPSVVGGLVAHPVIAVPTSVGYGANFQGMSALLAMLNSCASGISVVNIDNGFGGAYNAVLIDQLANNERSF from the coding sequence ATGGAAGATATACTAAAACAAGTCCAGGATGGGACATTATCGGTGGAAAAGGCCAAGGAGAAATTAGCTGGATATGAAGATTTGGGCTTTGCGAAAGTGGACCATCAACGAAAAAAGCGCAAGGGTTTTCCGGAGGTTATTTATGGAGAAGGGAAATCACCGGAGCAAATCATCTCTATCATTGAAGCCATAAAGGCAAAAGAAGATGATGTGCTGGCAACAAGAATTTCTAGGGAGAAGGCAGAAGCAATTCTCAAGCTACATCCTGAACTTATTTATTATGATGTTGCAGAAATGCTAAGCTGGAAGCAAACGGCATTCGTTAACGAGTCTGATCATTACATCGCCGTTGTTTGCGCGGGCACTTCTGATTTGAAAATAGCAGAAGAAGCTGCTGTTACGGCAGAGCTATTGGGACGAAACGTTAAGCGGTTTTATGATGTCGGTGTTGCTGGTATTCATCGTCTGTTGGACCATGCCGAGGAAATCCAAAACGCGACGGTGTCTGTAGTGGTAGCAGGTATGGAAGGTGCTCTGCCAAGCGTTGTTGGAGGCCTGGTGGCACATCCCGTAATCGCCGTTCCAACGAGCGTTGGGTACGGCGCGAATTTCCAAGGGATGTCAGCCTTGCTCGCCATGTTAAATTCTTGTGCATCGGGGATTAGCGTTGTGAATATCGATAATGGTTTTGGCGGCGCTTATAATGCGGTATTAATTGATCAGCTAGCAAATAATGAGAGGAGTTTTTGA
- a CDS encoding SDR family oxidoreductase, producing MTVKNKVVLITGASSGIGEATAKLLASQGAKLVLGARREDKLQQLTETITKDGGEAVYQITDVTKIEDNQKLVELAKTEFGNVDVIFLNAGLMPNSPLSELKSNEWNQMVDVNVKGVLNGIEAILPEFKKQKSGHVITTSSVAGLKAYPGGAVYGATKWAVRDLMEVLRMESAQEGTNIRTATIYPAAIRTELLETITDEQTAKDANAMYNQYEIGPDRVANVVAFAIDQPEDTNVNEFTIGPTTQPW from the coding sequence ATGACAGTAAAAAATAAAGTCGTTCTTATTACCGGTGCTTCTTCCGGAATTGGAGAAGCTACAGCTAAATTATTGGCCAGTCAAGGTGCGAAATTAGTATTAGGTGCTCGTCGAGAGGATAAATTACAGCAATTGACAGAAACAATCACCAAAGATGGTGGAGAAGCAGTTTACCAAATAACAGATGTTACCAAGATAGAAGATAATCAGAAATTAGTTGAACTAGCAAAAACTGAATTTGGCAACGTAGATGTCATCTTTTTAAATGCAGGCTTAATGCCTAACTCACCATTATCCGAATTAAAGAGCAATGAATGGAATCAAATGGTGGATGTAAACGTAAAAGGTGTTTTAAATGGTATTGAAGCGATTCTTCCAGAATTTAAAAAACAAAAATCTGGACATGTCATCACAACTTCTTCTGTAGCAGGACTCAAAGCTTATCCAGGTGGTGCCGTTTATGGGGCAACGAAATGGGCGGTACGCGATTTAATGGAGGTTCTCCGTATGGAATCTGCACAAGAAGGAACCAATATCCGGACAGCAACCATTTATCCAGCTGCCATCCGAACCGAGTTGCTTGAAACAATCACAGATGAACAAACCGCAAAAGACGCGAATGCGATGTACAATCAATATGAAATCGGTCCAGACCGTGTTGCCAATGTTGTTGCATTTGCAATCGACCAGCCAGAAGATACCAATGTAAATGAATTTACAATTGGACCAACAACACAACCTTGGTAA
- a CDS encoding gluconokinase, with the protein MGRELVAGLDLGTTSVKAVLFDLRGRLIAESEKMNTTYYPHAEWAEQDPWEIERSSVLAMKEVITKAGVQKDELRAVGISGAMHSIICVDDNADPLSNMLIWSDGRSSCQAEELMQSTGMDIYKKTGTPIHPMSPLLKLRWMKENDYVPYQKATYFMSMKAFLIQKWFGERVVDYSIASASGMFHVKTLDWDEDALAYAGVKRKQLAQIVPPTKVLPALKPNVAEEIGIDAQVPFVIGAADGQLANLGSGAISPGEVAVSVGTSGAIRQFMKGASVNDKHETFTYAFTDDTSIIGGATNNGGIVLQWLKDLFDFQGSHDELTDMAKKVDPGAAGIIFLPYVNGERAPLWNQNAKGNFYGLSIGHKKEHFIRAVLEGITFNIYQIGKSLEEIAGKPEKISVNGGLAKSPVWVQIMADIFGQNIHLSDTHHNAAWGAAWTALVGIGEVDSFEAIKENMPTEQIIQPNRENHNIYTGVYERYEKIVEDLSGNFRKS; encoded by the coding sequence ATGGGTAGGGAATTAGTTGCTGGACTTGACCTTGGGACAACAAGTGTGAAAGCAGTTTTGTTTGACCTTCGTGGAAGATTAATTGCCGAATCAGAAAAAATGAATACCACTTATTATCCGCATGCAGAGTGGGCGGAACAGGATCCATGGGAAATCGAACGATCCTCCGTACTGGCAATGAAGGAAGTGATTACAAAAGCAGGTGTACAAAAAGATGAACTACGAGCAGTTGGAATATCCGGTGCAATGCATTCCATTATTTGTGTGGATGATAACGCTGATCCTTTATCAAATATGCTCATTTGGTCTGATGGCAGAAGCAGCTGCCAGGCAGAGGAACTCATGCAGTCAACTGGCATGGATATCTACAAAAAAACTGGCACACCGATTCATCCAATGTCCCCATTGCTAAAATTGCGATGGATGAAGGAAAATGATTACGTCCCCTACCAAAAAGCAACGTACTTCATGTCGATGAAAGCATTTTTAATTCAAAAATGGTTCGGAGAGCGTGTCGTTGACTATTCCATAGCATCCGCTTCAGGGATGTTCCATGTGAAGACGTTGGATTGGGATGAGGATGCGTTGGCATATGCAGGTGTCAAAAGAAAACAGTTAGCGCAAATTGTTCCGCCTACGAAAGTATTGCCAGCTTTGAAACCGAATGTCGCTGAAGAAATAGGTATCGACGCACAAGTACCTTTTGTAATAGGTGCAGCGGATGGACAACTGGCAAACCTGGGAAGCGGGGCAATCTCTCCTGGAGAAGTAGCTGTTTCTGTTGGCACAAGTGGTGCCATCAGGCAATTTATGAAAGGGGCAAGTGTCAACGACAAGCATGAAACCTTTACATATGCTTTCACCGATGATACCTCTATCATAGGGGGTGCTACCAATAATGGTGGAATTGTCTTACAATGGTTAAAAGACTTGTTCGATTTTCAGGGGAGTCATGATGAGCTGACGGATATGGCAAAAAAAGTAGATCCTGGTGCAGCGGGGATTATTTTTCTTCCATATGTAAACGGGGAAAGAGCACCGTTATGGAACCAAAATGCCAAAGGGAACTTTTATGGATTGAGCATTGGTCATAAAAAGGAACATTTCATACGCGCAGTGCTTGAAGGAATAACGTTTAATATTTATCAAATCGGAAAATCATTGGAAGAAATAGCAGGAAAACCGGAGAAAATAAGTGTCAATGGCGGATTAGCCAAGTCTCCTGTTTGGGTACAAATTATGGCAGATATATTCGGCCAAAATATTCATCTTTCAGACACACACCATAACGCAGCATGGGGAGCGGCTTGGACAGCTTTGGTTGGGATCGGCGAGGTTGACTCGTTTGAAGCTATTAAAGAAAATATGCCAACGGAGCAAATTATTCAGCCGAATAGAGAAAATCATAACATATATACAGGCGTATATGAGAGGTATGAGAAGATTGTGGAGGATTTGTCCGGCAATTTTCGCAAATCGTGA